The following are encoded together in the Vigna angularis cultivar LongXiaoDou No.4 chromosome 9, ASM1680809v1, whole genome shotgun sequence genome:
- the LOC108347249 gene encoding BON1-associated protein 2 has product MTLRSRTLEITVISGENMRITEDAYVVVRAESLNCCTTRTAKDDGTNFLSWNDKFLLEIPVHARSITFEVQCSKFKGFRPLGVARIAASDFLSGAAGPENQLKQSSYGLRDWEGKRNGVIHFSVRVAPPPPPSTPVQKCLKPAAEQAVTRMCGDRIKVGDKTKAVVVGVPFWWNRNVV; this is encoded by the coding sequence ATGACACTGAGATCACGTACGCTAGAAATCACCGTTATCTCCGGCGAAAACATGCGCATAACAGAGGACGCATACGTCGTCGTTCGGGCTGAGTCGTTGAACTGCTGCACTACCAGAACGGCCAAAGACGATGGCACCAACTTCCTCTCGTGGAACGACAAGTTCCTGTTGGAAATTCCCGTCCATGCAAGATCGATCACATTCGAGGTCCAATGCAGCAAATTCAAGGGTTTTCGCCCACTTGGGGTGGCCAGAATCGCTGCCTCCGACTTCCTCAGTGGCGCCGCCGGCCCGGAAAATCAGTTGAAACAGTCGAGTTACGGGTTGAGGGACTGGGAAGGAAAGAGAAACGGGGTCATTCACTTTTCCGTGAGAGTGGCACCTCCGCCGCCGCCGTCTACACCGGTGCAGAAATGTCTTAAGCCCGCCGCGGAACAGGCTGTGACCAGAATGTGCGGTGATCGAATCAAGGTCGGTGACAAGACCAAGGCAGTTGTCGTTGGAGTCCCGTTTTGGTGGAACCGTAACGTTGTTTAG